From Streptomyces cyaneogriseus subsp. noncyanogenus, the proteins below share one genomic window:
- the rpsG gene encoding 30S ribosomal protein S7 yields MPRKGPAPKRPVIIDPVYGSPLVTSLINKVLLNGKRSTAERIVYGAMEGLREKTGNDPVITLKRALENIKPTLEVKSRRVGGATYQVPVEVKPGRANTLALRWLVGYSRARREKTMTERLLNELLDASNGLGAAVKKREDTHKMAESNKAFAHYRW; encoded by the coding sequence ATGCCTCGTAAGGGCCCCGCCCCGAAGCGTCCGGTCATCATCGACCCGGTCTACGGCTCCCCTCTGGTGACCTCCCTGATCAACAAGGTGCTGCTGAACGGCAAGCGCTCCACCGCCGAGCGCATCGTCTACGGCGCCATGGAGGGCCTGCGCGAGAAGACCGGCAACGACCCGGTCATCACGCTCAAGCGCGCTCTGGAGAACATCAAGCCGACCCTCGAGGTCAAGTCCCGCCGTGTCGGTGGCGCCACCTACCAGGTTCCGGTCGAGGTCAAGCCCGGCCGTGCCAACACCCTGGCGCTGCGCTGGCTGGTCGGTTACTCCCGCGCCCGTCGCGAGAAGACCATGACCGAGCGTCTGCTCAACGAGCTCCTCGACGCCAGCAACGGCCTCGGTGCCGCTGTGAAGAAGCGCGAGGACACCCACAAGATGGCCGAGTCCAACAAGGCCTTCGCGCACTACCGCTGGTAG
- the fusA gene encoding elongation factor G, with protein sequence MATTSLDLARVRNIGIMAHIDAGKTTTTERILFYTGVSYKIGEVHDGAATMDWMEQEQERGITITSAATTCHWSLENVDHTINIIDTPGHVDFTVEVERSLRVLDGAVTVFDGVAGVEPQSETVWRQADRYGVPRICFVNKLDRTGAEFHRCVDMISDRLGAQPLVMQLPIGAEADFRGVVDLVRMKALVWSAEATKGEMYDVVDIPDTHTEAAEEYRGKLLEAVAENDEEMMELYLEGNEPTEEQLYAAIRRITIASGKGQGTTVTPVFCGTAFKNKGVQPLLDAVVRYLPSPVDIEAIEGQDVKDPETVIKRKPSDDEPLSALAFKIMSDPHLGKLTFVRVYSGRLESGTAVLNSVKGRKERIGKIYRMHANKREEIESVGAGDIVAVMGLKQTTTGETLCDEKAPVVLESMDFPAPVIEVAIEPKSKGDQEKLGVAIQRLAEEDPSFQVHTNEETGQTVIGGMGELHLEVLVDRMKREFKVEANVGKPQVAYRETIRKSVEKVEYTHKKQTGGTGQFGRVIISVEPIEGGDASYEFVNQVTGGRIPKEYIPSVDAGCQEAMQFGILAGYEMTGVRVTLLDGAYHEVDSSELAFKIAGSQAFKEAARKASPVLLEPMMAVEVTTPEDYMGDVIGDINSRRGQIQAMEERAGARVVKGLVPLSEMFGYVGDLRSKTSGRASYSMQFDSYAEVPRNVAEEIIAKAKGE encoded by the coding sequence ATGGCTACCACTTCGCTTGACCTGGCCAGGGTGCGCAACATCGGCATCATGGCCCACATCGACGCGGGCAAGACGACCACCACCGAGCGGATCCTGTTCTACACCGGCGTCTCGTACAAGATCGGTGAGGTCCACGACGGCGCTGCCACCATGGACTGGATGGAGCAGGAGCAGGAGCGTGGCATCACGATCACCTCTGCTGCCACCACCTGCCACTGGTCGCTGGAGAACGTCGACCACACCATCAACATCATCGACACGCCGGGTCACGTCGACTTCACCGTCGAGGTGGAGCGTTCCCTGCGCGTGCTCGACGGTGCCGTGACGGTGTTCGACGGCGTCGCCGGCGTCGAGCCGCAGTCCGAGACGGTGTGGCGTCAGGCGGACCGCTACGGCGTTCCGCGCATCTGCTTCGTCAACAAGCTCGACCGCACCGGTGCCGAGTTCCACCGCTGCGTCGACATGATCTCCGACCGCCTGGGCGCGCAGCCGCTGGTCATGCAGCTGCCGATCGGTGCCGAGGCCGACTTCCGGGGCGTCGTGGACCTCGTCCGCATGAAGGCCCTGGTCTGGTCCGCGGAGGCCACCAAGGGCGAGATGTACGACGTCGTCGACATCCCGGACACCCACACCGAGGCTGCCGAGGAGTACCGCGGCAAGCTTCTGGAGGCCGTCGCCGAGAACGACGAAGAGATGATGGAGCTGTACCTGGAGGGCAACGAGCCCACCGAGGAGCAGCTCTACGCGGCCATCCGCCGCATCACCATCGCCTCCGGCAAGGGCCAGGGCACTACGGTGACCCCGGTCTTCTGCGGCACCGCCTTCAAGAACAAGGGCGTTCAGCCCCTGCTCGACGCGGTCGTGCGCTACCTGCCGTCCCCGGTCGACATCGAGGCCATCGAGGGCCAGGACGTCAAGGACCCCGAGACGGTCATCAAGCGCAAGCCGTCCGACGACGAGCCGCTGTCGGCGCTGGCGTTCAAGATCATGAGCGACCCGCACCTCGGCAAGCTCACCTTCGTCCGCGTGTACTCCGGCCGCCTGGAGTCCGGCACCGCCGTGCTGAACTCCGTCAAGGGCCGCAAGGAGCGCATCGGCAAGATCTACCGCATGCACGCCAACAAGCGTGAGGAGATCGAGTCGGTGGGCGCCGGCGACATCGTCGCGGTCATGGGTCTGAAGCAGACCACGACCGGTGAGACGCTGTGCGACGAGAAGGCCCCGGTGGTGCTGGAGTCCATGGACTTCCCGGCGCCGGTCATCGAGGTCGCGATCGAGCCCAAGTCCAAGGGTGACCAGGAGAAGCTGGGTGTCGCCATCCAGCGTCTCGCGGAGGAGGACCCCTCCTTCCAGGTCCACACCAACGAGGAGACCGGCCAGACCGTCATCGGCGGTATGGGCGAGCTGCACCTCGAGGTGCTCGTCGACCGCATGAAGCGCGAGTTCAAGGTCGAGGCCAACGTCGGCAAGCCGCAGGTCGCGTACCGCGAGACCATCCGCAAGTCGGTCGAGAAGGTCGAGTACACCCACAAGAAGCAGACCGGTGGTACGGGCCAGTTCGGCCGCGTCATCATCTCGGTCGAGCCGATCGAGGGTGGCGACGCCTCCTACGAGTTCGTCAACCAGGTCACCGGTGGACGTATCCCGAAGGAGTACATCCCCTCGGTCGACGCCGGCTGCCAGGAGGCCATGCAGTTCGGCATCCTCGCCGGTTACGAGATGACCGGTGTGCGCGTGACGCTGCTCGACGGTGCCTACCACGAGGTCGACTCCTCCGAGCTCGCGTTCAAGATCGCCGGTTCGCAGGCCTTCAAGGAGGCCGCGCGCAAGGCGTCCCCGGTGCTCCTCGAGCCGATGATGGCCGTCGAGGTCACCACGCCCGAGGACTACATGGGTGACGTCATCGGCGACATCAACTCCCGCCGTGGCCAGATCCAGGCCATGGAGGAGCGGGCGGGTGCCCGCGTCGTCAAGGGCCTCGTGCCCCTGTCGGAGATGTTCGGCTACGTCGGAGACCTCCGCAGCAAGACGTCGGGTCGCGCAAGCTACTCGATGCAGTTCGACTCCTACGCCGAGGTTCCGCGGAACGTCGCCGAGGAGATCATCGCGAAGGCCAAGGGCGAGTAA
- the tuf gene encoding elongation factor Tu yields the protein MAKAKFERTKPHVNIGTIGHIDHGKTTLTAAITKVLHDAYPDLNEATPFDNIDKAPEERQRGITISIAHVEYQTEARHYAHVDCPGHADYIKNMITGAAQMDGAILVVAATDGPMPQTKEHVLLARQVGVPYIVVALNKADMVDDEEILELVELEVRELLTEYEFPGDDVPVVKVSALKALEGEQEWVDSVLNLMKAVDEAIPQPERDVDKPFLMPIEDVFTITGRGTVVTGRIERGVLKVNETVDIIGIKPEKTSTTVTGIEMFRKLLDEGQAGENVGLLLRGIKREDVERGQVIIKPGSVTPHTEFEAQAYILSKDEGGRHTPFFNNYRPQFYFRTTDVTGVVTLPEGTEMVMPGDNTEMKVELIQPVAMEEGLKFAIREGGRTVGAGQVTKIVK from the coding sequence GTGGCGAAGGCGAAGTTCGAGCGGACTAAGCCGCACGTCAACATCGGCACCATCGGTCACATCGACCACGGTAAGACGACCCTCACGGCCGCCATTACCAAGGTGCTGCACGACGCGTACCCGGACCTGAACGAGGCCACCCCGTTCGACAACATCGACAAGGCGCCCGAGGAGCGCCAGCGCGGTATCACCATCTCCATCGCGCACGTCGAGTACCAGACCGAGGCGCGTCACTACGCCCACGTCGACTGCCCGGGTCACGCGGACTACATCAAGAACATGATCACGGGTGCGGCGCAGATGGACGGCGCCATCCTCGTGGTCGCCGCCACCGACGGCCCGATGCCGCAGACCAAGGAGCACGTGCTCCTGGCCCGCCAGGTCGGCGTTCCGTACATCGTCGTCGCCCTGAACAAGGCCGACATGGTGGACGACGAGGAGATCCTGGAGCTCGTCGAGCTCGAGGTCCGTGAGCTCCTCACCGAGTACGAGTTCCCGGGCGACGACGTTCCGGTCGTCAAGGTCTCCGCTCTGAAGGCCCTCGAGGGCGAGCAGGAGTGGGTGGACTCCGTCCTCAACCTGATGAAGGCCGTCGACGAGGCCATCCCGCAGCCGGAGCGCGACGTCGACAAGCCGTTCCTGATGCCGATCGAGGACGTCTTCACCATCACCGGTCGCGGTACGGTCGTCACCGGCCGTATCGAGCGTGGTGTCCTCAAGGTCAACGAGACCGTCGACATCATCGGCATCAAGCCGGAGAAGACCTCCACCACGGTCACCGGCATCGAGATGTTCCGCAAGCTGCTCGACGAGGGCCAGGCCGGTGAGAACGTCGGTCTGCTCCTCCGTGGCATCAAGCGCGAGGACGTCGAGCGCGGCCAGGTCATCATCAAGCCGGGCTCGGTCACCCCGCACACCGAGTTCGAGGCCCAGGCCTACATCCTGTCGAAGGACGAGGGTGGCCGCCACACCCCGTTCTTCAACAACTACCGCCCGCAGTTCTACTTCCGTACGACGGACGTGACCGGCGTCGTGACCCTCCCCGAGGGCACCGAGATGGTCATGCCGGGTGACAACACCGAGATGAAGGTGGAGCTCATCCAGCCCGTCGCCATGGAGGAGGGCCTGAAGTTCGCCATCCGTGAGGGTGGCCGGACCGTGGGCGCCGGCCAGGTCACCAAGATCGTCAAGTAA
- a CDS encoding keywimysin-related RiPP has protein sequence MKKAYEAPTLVRLGSFRRKTGLLQRSGNDRLILSKN, from the coding sequence ATGAAGAAGGCGTACGAGGCCCCCACCCTCGTCCGGCTGGGGTCGTTCCGCCGGAAGACCGGGCTGCTGCAGCGCAGCGGCAACGACCGTCTGATCCTCAGCAAGAACTGA
- a CDS encoding lasso peptide isopeptide bond-forming cyclase, translating into MSDMHESAGTGPGDAHFAVFPDREEAAAVARFFRHPGTRVLAHASGRPWLVGHWSDSEVTTARAGRAALAVVGWCPVGREELERHAARLRDLAELDALARSLPGSFHLVAALDGQLRIQGTASGLRLVFHAQVGGVQVAATSADLLATALDSEPDTGRLAVRLLWPVPHPLYETSVWQGVEAVSPEEALVVSADGRRVRRSRWWWPPEPARSLARGAPKVREALAEAVDVRTRQGGTVSTDLSGGLDSTSVCFLAARSPASVVAATWPGRDPADTDLAWARQAASHLPDVEHVVWDADASALVYSDLLGIDDLLDEPSIGVMDRSRVLQHLPWLAGRGSRVHLTGIGGDHVAWCSEAYYHRLLRTRPLFAVRQLRGFRALWNWPLGATVRALADTRPYRDWLADSARRLRDPMPQTSVTGGLGWGMAPRLLPWMTPETERLARRALLDSAAGARPLHPDRGLHTDLELIRTCTRIIRQWERMAARAGLPMASPFLDDRVIEACLAVRPEDRVTPWRYKPLLAEAMRGVVPEECLRRTNKAEASMDASDGLRRHRGDLMTLWTGSRLERLGLVDGEALRRLAQRPSAPGLRDAILYSTIACEVWLRARDRAPHPGPAVR; encoded by the coding sequence ATGTCCGACATGCACGAGAGTGCGGGAACGGGCCCCGGCGACGCGCACTTCGCGGTGTTCCCCGACCGCGAAGAGGCCGCCGCCGTGGCCCGCTTCTTCCGCCATCCCGGTACACGCGTCCTCGCCCACGCCTCGGGCCGTCCGTGGCTGGTGGGCCACTGGTCCGACTCCGAGGTCACCACCGCCCGGGCCGGGAGGGCGGCCCTCGCCGTCGTCGGCTGGTGCCCGGTCGGCCGGGAGGAACTGGAGCGCCACGCCGCCCGGCTGCGCGACCTCGCCGAACTCGACGCCCTCGCCCGGTCGCTGCCGGGCAGCTTCCATCTGGTGGCCGCGCTCGACGGGCAGCTCAGGATCCAGGGCACCGCCTCCGGACTCCGGCTGGTCTTCCACGCGCAGGTGGGCGGCGTACAGGTGGCGGCCACCAGCGCCGACCTGCTCGCCACCGCCCTGGACAGCGAACCCGACACCGGCCGGCTGGCCGTACGGCTGCTGTGGCCGGTGCCGCACCCCCTGTACGAGACGTCGGTCTGGCAGGGCGTCGAGGCCGTCTCCCCCGAGGAGGCCCTCGTCGTCTCCGCCGACGGACGCCGGGTACGGCGCTCGCGCTGGTGGTGGCCCCCGGAACCGGCCCGCTCGCTCGCGCGGGGCGCGCCGAAGGTGCGGGAGGCGCTGGCGGAGGCGGTGGACGTGCGGACCCGGCAGGGCGGAACGGTCAGTACCGACCTCTCCGGCGGCCTGGACTCCACGTCGGTGTGCTTCCTGGCCGCCCGCTCCCCGGCCTCCGTGGTGGCGGCGACCTGGCCCGGCCGGGACCCCGCCGACACCGACCTGGCCTGGGCCCGGCAGGCGGCGAGCCACCTCCCCGACGTCGAGCACGTGGTCTGGGACGCCGACGCGTCGGCGCTGGTCTACTCGGACCTGCTCGGCATCGACGATCTGCTCGACGAGCCGTCCATCGGCGTGATGGACCGCTCGCGCGTCCTGCAGCACCTGCCGTGGCTGGCCGGACGCGGCAGCCGGGTGCACCTCACCGGCATCGGCGGGGACCACGTCGCCTGGTGCTCCGAGGCGTACTACCACCGGCTGCTGCGCACCCGTCCGCTGTTCGCCGTGCGTCAGCTACGGGGCTTCCGCGCCCTGTGGAACTGGCCGCTCGGCGCGACCGTGCGCGCGCTGGCCGACACCCGGCCGTACCGGGACTGGCTGGCCGACAGCGCCCGCCGGCTGCGCGATCCGATGCCGCAGACCTCCGTCACCGGCGGTCTCGGCTGGGGGATGGCGCCCCGGCTGCTGCCCTGGATGACCCCCGAGACCGAGCGGCTGGCCCGGCGGGCCCTGCTGGACTCGGCGGCCGGGGCCCGGCCCCTGCACCCCGACCGGGGGCTCCACACGGACCTGGAACTCATCCGCACCTGCACCCGCATCATCCGCCAGTGGGAGCGGATGGCGGCCCGGGCCGGACTCCCGATGGCCTCGCCCTTCCTCGACGACCGGGTGATCGAGGCGTGTCTCGCGGTCCGCCCGGAGGACCGGGTCACGCCCTGGCGCTACAAACCCCTGCTCGCCGAGGCCATGCGCGGCGTCGTCCCGGAGGAGTGCCTGCGCCGCACGAACAAGGCGGAGGCGTCGATGGACGCGTCCGACGGGCTGCGCCGCCACCGGGGCGATCTGATGACCCTGTGGACCGGCTCCCGGCTGGAGCGGCTCGGCCTGGTCGACGGCGAGGCGCTGCGCCGGCTCGCGCAGCGGCCCTCCGCGCCCGGTCTGCGCGACGCCATCCTCTACTCGACCATCGCCTGCGAGGTGTGGCTGCGGGCCCGGGACCGCGCGCCGCATCCGGGTCCCGCCGTCCGCTGA
- a CDS encoding lasso peptide biosynthesis PqqD family chaperone, translating to MTLRFGADVSTAETDYGTVLLDQRSGHYWELNPTGALVVRTLMEGGDEATAVAALVARFDIDRAQAAQDVGALVRDLREAGLVA from the coding sequence ATGACTCTCCGATTCGGCGCCGACGTCTCCACCGCGGAGACCGACTACGGAACGGTCCTCCTCGACCAGCGCAGCGGCCACTACTGGGAGCTCAATCCCACGGGTGCGCTGGTGGTCAGGACCCTGATGGAGGGCGGGGACGAGGCGACGGCCGTCGCGGCGCTCGTCGCGCGGTTCGACATCGACCGGGCGCAGGCGGCGCAGGACGTCGGCGCCCTCGTCCGTGACCTGCGGGAAGCGGGGCTGGTCGCGTGA
- a CDS encoding lasso peptide biosynthesis B2 protein — translation MTTPSALDRPAGVPPGRRLAARLVLVPALALSFLPPRHLRRVLERVRRGARPASPAQAAAAREALCAVSLRCAGPRGCLPRSLGAALLCRLHGTWPTWCTGVRKVPPFSAHAWIEAEGRPVGEGVPDDYFARLVTVAPVPRAGT, via the coding sequence GTGACGACTCCCAGCGCCCTGGACCGGCCGGCCGGAGTCCCGCCCGGCCGGCGGCTGGCCGCCCGCCTGGTCCTGGTGCCCGCCCTCGCCCTGTCGTTCCTGCCGCCGCGCCATCTGCGGCGGGTACTGGAGCGGGTGCGCCGGGGCGCCCGGCCCGCCTCGCCCGCCCAGGCCGCGGCGGCGCGCGAGGCGCTGTGCGCGGTCAGCCTGCGCTGCGCCGGGCCCCGCGGCTGCCTTCCGCGCTCGCTGGGCGCCGCCCTGCTGTGCCGGCTGCACGGCACCTGGCCGACGTGGTGCACGGGGGTGCGCAAGGTGCCGCCGTTCTCCGCCCACGCCTGGATCGAGGCGGAGGGCCGTCCCGTCGGGGAGGGCGTCCCGGACGACTACTTCGCGCGGCTGGTGACGGTGGCACCGGTGCCGCGGGCGGGGACATGA
- a CDS encoding ABC transporter ATP-binding protein — protein MSDTVVADGTRRAAPDTGAPEGPPPPPAGRSLAGSVAALFRLTAGHRRSVAVATALTLAASALGLAQPLVAKHVVDSSSRGEPPWPLLLLLGALFAAEAAAGAVGRFLLDRMGEGVVRMVRHALVSRLLRLEMRELDRRRGGDLVARVTADTTLLRDVVSQALVDLVTGCLVSAGALLLMLWLDPLLLLLVVATVSLAAVAVALLLKGIRAASEHMQDSVGAVAAELERALGALPVVRVYRAEEREARRVGERVDSAYRSGVRAAKLAAVMSSAVELAVQGSFLLVLVVGGLRVHGGGAGSLGDLVAFLLYASYLVLPLSSVFRALGLIQRGTGAYRRIDEALALPEEPDRRPAAAPSGSAVAAPSAAAAAASQAPVAAPLTPTAAVPPMPAAAASPGPAAAPPASAPPAPAAVPPAAPGPSPADPGGPGVPADPADPAPPALELAGVRFGYVPDRPVLRGVSLTVPRRGLVALVGRSGAGKSTLFSLIARLYEPDAGTIRFDGRPAAALGRRESRAGIALVDQNTHVLEGTLRENLTYAAPGAGEDEILRAVRLARLGPVVRRLPGGLDGRLGDRGGTLSAGERQRVALARALLARPRLLLLDEPTSHLDAVNEAALARTLSEATADCAVLVIAHRLSTVQHADRIVVLDDGRTVACGRHDELLTTSPVYRELATAQVLRGPRR, from the coding sequence ATGAGCGACACCGTCGTGGCGGACGGCACCCGCCGGGCGGCCCCGGACACCGGTGCGCCGGAAGGGCCGCCCCCGCCGCCGGCCGGCCGGTCGCTGGCCGGATCGGTGGCCGCCCTCTTCCGGCTGACCGCGGGCCACCGGCGGAGCGTCGCCGTGGCGACCGCGCTGACGCTGGCCGCGTCGGCGCTGGGGCTCGCCCAGCCGCTCGTCGCCAAGCACGTCGTGGACTCCAGCTCCCGCGGTGAGCCGCCGTGGCCGCTGCTGCTGCTCCTGGGCGCGCTCTTCGCCGCCGAGGCGGCGGCGGGGGCCGTCGGCCGCTTCCTGCTGGACCGCATGGGCGAGGGCGTGGTGCGCATGGTGCGGCACGCCCTCGTGTCGCGGCTGCTGCGGCTGGAGATGCGGGAGCTGGACCGCCGGCGCGGCGGCGATCTGGTCGCGCGGGTCACCGCCGACACCACCCTGCTGCGGGACGTCGTCTCGCAGGCGCTGGTCGATCTGGTGACCGGGTGCCTGGTCTCGGCCGGGGCGCTGCTGCTGATGCTGTGGCTGGACCCCTTGCTGCTGCTGCTCGTCGTGGCGACGGTCTCCCTGGCCGCCGTCGCCGTCGCGCTGCTCCTGAAGGGCATCCGGGCGGCGTCGGAGCACATGCAGGACTCCGTCGGCGCCGTCGCCGCGGAGCTGGAGCGCGCGCTCGGCGCCCTGCCGGTGGTGCGCGTGTACCGGGCCGAGGAACGCGAGGCGCGCCGTGTCGGCGAGCGGGTGGACTCGGCGTACCGCTCGGGCGTCCGGGCGGCGAAGCTGGCGGCGGTCATGAGCAGCGCCGTCGAACTGGCGGTCCAGGGCTCCTTCCTGCTCGTCCTGGTCGTCGGGGGCCTGCGCGTCCACGGCGGCGGGGCCGGGTCCCTCGGCGATCTGGTCGCCTTCCTGCTGTACGCGTCGTACCTCGTCCTGCCGCTGTCCTCGGTGTTCCGCGCGCTCGGGCTGATCCAGCGGGGCACGGGCGCCTACCGGAGGATCGACGAGGCCCTCGCCCTGCCGGAGGAGCCGGACCGGCGGCCCGCGGCTGCGCCGTCCGGGTCTGCCGTTGCTGCGCCGTCCGCGGCTGCCGCTGCCGCCTCGCAGGCGCCCGTTGCCGCGCCGCTCACGCCCACCGCTGCCGTCCCGCCCATGCCTGCGGCTGCCGCCTCGCCCGGGCCCGCTGCTGCGCCGCCCGCGTCTGCCCCGCCCGCGCCCGCCGCCGTCCCGCCCGCGGCCCCCGGGCCGTCCCCGGCGGACCCGGGGGGCCCGGGGGTTCCGGCGGATCCGGCGGACCCGGCGCCGCCCGCGCTGGAGCTGGCCGGCGTCCGCTTCGGGTACGTCCCGGACCGGCCGGTACTGCGCGGGGTGTCGCTCACCGTGCCGCGCCGTGGACTGGTGGCCCTGGTCGGCCGCTCGGGAGCGGGCAAGAGCACCCTCTTCTCCCTGATCGCGCGCCTGTACGAGCCGGATGCCGGGACCATCCGGTTCGACGGCCGCCCCGCCGCCGCCCTCGGCCGCCGGGAGAGCCGGGCCGGTATCGCCCTGGTGGACCAGAACACGCATGTGCTGGAGGGCACGCTGAGGGAGAACCTCACCTACGCCGCGCCCGGCGCCGGGGAGGACGAGATCCTCCGCGCCGTCCGGCTGGCCCGGCTCGGCCCCGTGGTGCGGCGGCTGCCCGGCGGCCTCGACGGCCGGCTCGGCGACCGCGGCGGCACCCTCTCCGCGGGGGAGCGGCAGCGCGTCGCCCTGGCCCGCGCCCTGCTCGCCCGCCCGCGCCTGCTCCTGCTGGACGAGCCGACCTCGCACCTCGACGCCGTCAACGAGGCCGCGCTCGCCCGGACGCTGAGCGAGGCCACCGCCGACTGCGCGGTCCTGGTCATCGCGCACCGCCTCTCCACCGTCCAGCACGCCGACCGGATCGTGGTCCTCGACGACGGCCGCACCGTCGCCTGCGGCCGGCACGACGAGCTGCTCACCACCAGCCCGGTCTACCGCGAGCTGGCCACCGCCCAGGTGCTGCGCGGCCCCCGCCGGTGA